The following are from one region of the Vicugna pacos chromosome 9, VicPac4, whole genome shotgun sequence genome:
- the SPACA6 gene encoding sperm acrosome membrane-associated protein 6 isoform X1, with amino-acid sequence MALLVPASSVLSALVALTVFRASAWACLLCFTSYNERLQICQIFAGLESPNLGKCEEAFTDAFKGLLDTEINYDERGHLHDAFTQMTHFLQEMATAQGSFRVAFPDAAKKMQKVILQLKEAQACIPPCGLQEVARRFRCRGCYSTVCDLPLDCPVKDVTVTRGQQAMFSCTVNFQLPKEEITYSWKFAGGIRTQDLSYFREIPRAQGYLARIRPVQPTHGGTFSCVITHDQRPLARLYFFLNVTGPPPRGETELQVSFREVLRWAPREAEMIEPWRPSLGELLASPEALTPGNQCLLAAAVALASAGVTVLAWIFFRWYLSSS; translated from the exons ATGGCCCTGCTGGTCCCAGCAAGCTCTGTCCTGTCTGCCCTAGTGGCCCTGACGGTCTTCAGGGCCTCCGCCTGGGCCTGTCTCCTCTGCTTCACGTCCTACAATGAGCGCCTCCAAATCTGCCAGATCTTCGCAGGCCTGGAGAGCCCCAACCTCGGGAAGTGTGAGGAGGCCTTCACGGACGCCTTTAAGGGCCTCCTGGACACAGAAATCA acTACGATGAGCGAGGCCACTTGCACGATGCCTTCACCCAGATGACCCACTTCCTCCAGGAGATGGCCACCGCCCAGG ggTCCTTTCGGGTCGCCTTCCCTGATGCCgcaaagaaaatgcaaaaggtTATATTACAGCTTAAAGAAG CCCAAGCCTGCATCCCTCCCTGTG GACTCCAGGAGGTCGCCCGGCGTTTCCGCTGCCGCGGGTGCTACTCCACGGTCTGCGACCTCCCGCTGGACTGCCCAG TTAAGGACGTGACAGTGACTCGGGGTCAACAGGCTATGTTCTCTTGCACTGTGAACTTCCAGCTGCCGAAGGAAGAGATCACCTATTCCTGGAAGTTCGCAGGAGGT ATCCGGACTCAGGACCTGTCCTATTTCCGGGAGATTCCGCGGGCCCAAGGATACCTGGCGCGGATCCGGCCAGTGCAGCCCACGCACGGCGGGACCTTCTCTTGCGTGATCACGCACGACCAGCGACCCCTGGCGCGGCTCTACTTCTTTCTTAACg TGACGGGGCCGCCGCCTCGCGGGGAGACGGAACTCCAGGTCTCTTTTCGGGAAGTGTTGCGCTGGGCGCCTCGGGAGGCGGAGATGATCGAACCCTGGAGACCGAGCCTGGGCGAGCTGCTGGCCAGTCCCGAGGCTCTGACGCCGGGCAACCAGTGCCTGCTCGCGGCCGCTGTGGCGTTAGCATCAGCCGGTGTGACCGTGCTGGCGTG GATATTCTTTCGATGGTACTTAAGCAGCAGCTAA
- the SPACA6 gene encoding sperm acrosome membrane-associated protein 6 isoform X2 — protein sequence MALLVPASSVLSALVALTVFRASAWACLLCFTSYNERLQICQIFAGLESPNLGKCEEAFTDAFKGLLDTEINYDERGHLHDAFTQMTHFLQEMATAQGSFRVAFPDAAKKMQKVILQLKEAQACIPPCGLQEVARRFRCRGCYSTVCDLPLDCPVKDVTVTRGQQAMFSCTVNFQLPKEEITYSWKFAGGIRTQDLSYFREIPRAQGYLARIRPVQPTHGGTFSCVITHDQRPLARLYFFLNVTGPPPRGETELQVSFREVLRWAPREAEMIEPWRPSLGELLASPEALTPGNQCLLAAAVALASAGVTVLACHTGEVRDTRP from the exons ATGGCCCTGCTGGTCCCAGCAAGCTCTGTCCTGTCTGCCCTAGTGGCCCTGACGGTCTTCAGGGCCTCCGCCTGGGCCTGTCTCCTCTGCTTCACGTCCTACAATGAGCGCCTCCAAATCTGCCAGATCTTCGCAGGCCTGGAGAGCCCCAACCTCGGGAAGTGTGAGGAGGCCTTCACGGACGCCTTTAAGGGCCTCCTGGACACAGAAATCA acTACGATGAGCGAGGCCACTTGCACGATGCCTTCACCCAGATGACCCACTTCCTCCAGGAGATGGCCACCGCCCAGG ggTCCTTTCGGGTCGCCTTCCCTGATGCCgcaaagaaaatgcaaaaggtTATATTACAGCTTAAAGAAG CCCAAGCCTGCATCCCTCCCTGTG GACTCCAGGAGGTCGCCCGGCGTTTCCGCTGCCGCGGGTGCTACTCCACGGTCTGCGACCTCCCGCTGGACTGCCCAG TTAAGGACGTGACAGTGACTCGGGGTCAACAGGCTATGTTCTCTTGCACTGTGAACTTCCAGCTGCCGAAGGAAGAGATCACCTATTCCTGGAAGTTCGCAGGAGGT ATCCGGACTCAGGACCTGTCCTATTTCCGGGAGATTCCGCGGGCCCAAGGATACCTGGCGCGGATCCGGCCAGTGCAGCCCACGCACGGCGGGACCTTCTCTTGCGTGATCACGCACGACCAGCGACCCCTGGCGCGGCTCTACTTCTTTCTTAACg TGACGGGGCCGCCGCCTCGCGGGGAGACGGAACTCCAGGTCTCTTTTCGGGAAGTGTTGCGCTGGGCGCCTCGGGAGGCGGAGATGATCGAACCCTGGAGACCGAGCCTGGGCGAGCTGCTGGCCAGTCCCGAGGCTCTGACGCCGGGCAACCAGTGCCTGCTCGCGGCCGCTGTGGCGTTAGCATCAGCCGGTGTGACCGTGCTGGCGTG CCACACAGGTGAGGTTCGGGACACACGCCCTTAA
- the SPACA6 gene encoding sperm acrosome membrane-associated protein 6 isoform X4, with amino-acid sequence MWNEGDGRFLGLSQMEDPRDGCADSEQLLVVAGDTVSVGSFRVAFPDAAKKMQKVILQLKEAQACIPPCGLQEVARRFRCRGCYSTVCDLPLDCPVKDVTVTRGQQAMFSCTVNFQLPKEEITYSWKFAGGIRTQDLSYFREIPRAQGYLARIRPVQPTHGGTFSCVITHDQRPLARLYFFLNVTGPPPRGETELQVSFREVLRWAPREAEMIEPWRPSLGELLASPEALTPGNQCLLAAAVALASAGVTVLAWIFFRWYLSSS; translated from the exons ATGTGGAATGAGGGAGATGGACGATTCCTGGGTCTTTCTCAGATGGAGGACCCGAGAGATGGATGTGCTGACTCAGAGCAGCTCCTGGTGGTGGCCGGTGATACTGTTAGTGTAG ggTCCTTTCGGGTCGCCTTCCCTGATGCCgcaaagaaaatgcaaaaggtTATATTACAGCTTAAAGAAG CCCAAGCCTGCATCCCTCCCTGTG GACTCCAGGAGGTCGCCCGGCGTTTCCGCTGCCGCGGGTGCTACTCCACGGTCTGCGACCTCCCGCTGGACTGCCCAG TTAAGGACGTGACAGTGACTCGGGGTCAACAGGCTATGTTCTCTTGCACTGTGAACTTCCAGCTGCCGAAGGAAGAGATCACCTATTCCTGGAAGTTCGCAGGAGGT ATCCGGACTCAGGACCTGTCCTATTTCCGGGAGATTCCGCGGGCCCAAGGATACCTGGCGCGGATCCGGCCAGTGCAGCCCACGCACGGCGGGACCTTCTCTTGCGTGATCACGCACGACCAGCGACCCCTGGCGCGGCTCTACTTCTTTCTTAACg TGACGGGGCCGCCGCCTCGCGGGGAGACGGAACTCCAGGTCTCTTTTCGGGAAGTGTTGCGCTGGGCGCCTCGGGAGGCGGAGATGATCGAACCCTGGAGACCGAGCCTGGGCGAGCTGCTGGCCAGTCCCGAGGCTCTGACGCCGGGCAACCAGTGCCTGCTCGCGGCCGCTGTGGCGTTAGCATCAGCCGGTGTGACCGTGCTGGCGTG GATATTCTTTCGATGGTACTTAAGCAGCAGCTAA
- the HAS1 gene encoding hyaluronan synthase 1 isoform X2: MRQDVPKPSPAARHCSGLARRVLTIAFALLILGLITWAYAAGVPLASDRYGLLAFGLYGAFLSAHLVAQSLFAYLEHRRVAAAARRAAARGPPDAATARSVALTISAYQEDPAYLRQCLVSARALLYPRARLRVLMVVDGNRAEDLYMVDMFREVFADEDPATYVWDGNYHQPWEPAAAGAAGEGAYREVEAEDPGRLAVEALVRTRRCVCVAQRWGGKREVMYTAFKALGDSVDYVQVCDSDTRLDPMALLELVRVLDEDPRVGAVGGDVRILNPLDSWVSFLSSLRYWVAFNVERACQSYFHCVSCISGPLGLYRNNLLQQFLEAWYNQKFLGTHCTFGDDRHLTNRMLSMGYATKYTSRSRCYSETPSSFLRWLSQQTRWSKSYFREWLYNALWWHRHHAWMTYEAVVSGLFPFFVAATVLRLFYAGRPWALLWVLLCVQGVALAKAAFAAWLRGCARMLLLSLYAPLYMGGLLPAKFLALATMNQSGWGTSGRRQLAANYVPLLPLALWALLLLGGLVRSVAHEARADWSGPSRAAEARHLAAGAGAYVGYWVVMLTFYWVGVRRLCRRRAGGYRVQV; encoded by the exons ATgagacag GACGTCCCCAAGCCCAGCCCGGCGGCCCGCCACTGCTCCGGCCTGGCCCGGCGGGTGCTGACCATCGCCTTCGCGCTGCTCATCCTGGGCCTCATAACCTGGGCCTACGCTGCCGGCGTGCCGCTGGCCTCCGATCGCTACGGCCTCCTGGCCTTCGGCCTCTACGGGGCCTTCCTCTCGGCGCACCTGGTGGCGCAGAGTCTCTTCGCGTACCTGGAGCACCGgcgggtggcggcggcggcgcggcgggcggcggcgcgggGCCCCCCGGACGCGGCCACGGCGCGCAGCGTGGCGCTGACCATCTCCGCGTACCAGGAGGACCCGGCGTACCTGCGCCAGTGCCTGGTGTCCGCCCGCGCCCTGCTGTACCCGCGCGCGCGGCTGCGCGTCCTCATGGTGGTGGACGGCAACCGCGCCGAGGACCTCTACATGGTCGACATGTTCCGCGAGGTCTTCGCCGACGAGGACCCCGCCACCTACGTGTGGGACGGCAACTACCACCAGCCCTGGGAACccgcggcggcgggcgcggcgggCGAGGGCGCCTACCGGGAGGTGGAGGCCGAGGATCCCGGGCGGCTGGCGGTGGAGGCGCTGGTGAGGACGCGCAGATGCGTGTGTGTGGCGCAGCGCTGGGGCGGCAAGCGCGAGGTCATGTACACCGCCTTCAAGGCCCTGGGCGACTCGGTGGACTACGTGCAG GTCTGTGACTCAGACACGAGGCTGGACCCCATGGCACTGCTGGAGCTGGTGCGGGTTCTGGACGAGGACCCGCGGGTAGGGGCTGTAGGGGGTGATGTGCGGATCCTTAACCCTCTGGACTCCTGGGTCAGCTTCCTGAGCAGCCTGCGGTACTGGGTGGCCTTCAACGTGGAGCGGGCTTGTCAGAGCTACTTCCACTGTGTGTCCTGCATCAGTGGTCCCCTGG GTCTATATAGGAACAACCTCCTGCAGCAGTTCCTTGAGGCCTGGTACAACCAGAAGTTCCTAGGCACCCACTGCACCTTTGGGGATGACCGTCATCTCACCAACCGCATGCTCAGCATGGGCTATGCCACCAA GTACACGTCGCGGTCCCGCTGCTACTCGGAGACGCCGTCATCCTTCCTGCGCTGGCTGAGCCAGCAGACGCGCTGGTCCAAGTCGTACTTCCGCGAGTGGCTGTACAACGCGCTGTGGTGGCACCGGCACCATGCGTGGATGACCTACGAGGCGGTGGTCTCGGGCCTCTTCCCCTTCTTCGTGGCGGCCACGGTGCTGCGGCTCTTCTACGCCGGCCGCCCGTGGGCGCTGCTCTGGGTGCTGCTGTGCGTGCAGGGCGTGGCGCTGGCCAAGGCGGCCTTCGCCGCCTGGCTGCGGGGCTGCGCGCGGATGCTGCTGCTCTCGCTCTACGCGCCCCTCTACATGGGCGGCCTCCTGCCCGCCAAGTTCCTGGCGCTGGCCACCATGAACCAGAGCGGCTGGGGCACGTCGGGCCGCCGCCAGCTGGCCGCCAACTACGTCCCGCTGCTGCCGCTGGCCCTCTGGGCGCTGCTGCTGCTCGGGGGCCTGGTCCGCAGCGTGGCGCACGAGGCCCGCGCCGACTGGAGCGGCCCGTCCCGCGCGGCCGAGGCCCGCCACCTGGCCGCGGGGGCCGGCGCCTACGTGGGCTACTGGGTGGTCATGCTGACCTTCTACTGGGTGGGCGTGCGGCGGCTCTgccggcggcgggcggggggctACCGCGTCCAAGTGTGA
- the HAS1 gene encoding hyaluronan synthase 1 isoform X1 codes for MRQQDVPKPSPAARHCSGLARRVLTIAFALLILGLITWAYAAGVPLASDRYGLLAFGLYGAFLSAHLVAQSLFAYLEHRRVAAAARRAAARGPPDAATARSVALTISAYQEDPAYLRQCLVSARALLYPRARLRVLMVVDGNRAEDLYMVDMFREVFADEDPATYVWDGNYHQPWEPAAAGAAGEGAYREVEAEDPGRLAVEALVRTRRCVCVAQRWGGKREVMYTAFKALGDSVDYVQVCDSDTRLDPMALLELVRVLDEDPRVGAVGGDVRILNPLDSWVSFLSSLRYWVAFNVERACQSYFHCVSCISGPLGLYRNNLLQQFLEAWYNQKFLGTHCTFGDDRHLTNRMLSMGYATKYTSRSRCYSETPSSFLRWLSQQTRWSKSYFREWLYNALWWHRHHAWMTYEAVVSGLFPFFVAATVLRLFYAGRPWALLWVLLCVQGVALAKAAFAAWLRGCARMLLLSLYAPLYMGGLLPAKFLALATMNQSGWGTSGRRQLAANYVPLLPLALWALLLLGGLVRSVAHEARADWSGPSRAAEARHLAAGAGAYVGYWVVMLTFYWVGVRRLCRRRAGGYRVQV; via the exons ATgagacag CAGGACGTCCCCAAGCCCAGCCCGGCGGCCCGCCACTGCTCCGGCCTGGCCCGGCGGGTGCTGACCATCGCCTTCGCGCTGCTCATCCTGGGCCTCATAACCTGGGCCTACGCTGCCGGCGTGCCGCTGGCCTCCGATCGCTACGGCCTCCTGGCCTTCGGCCTCTACGGGGCCTTCCTCTCGGCGCACCTGGTGGCGCAGAGTCTCTTCGCGTACCTGGAGCACCGgcgggtggcggcggcggcgcggcgggcggcggcgcgggGCCCCCCGGACGCGGCCACGGCGCGCAGCGTGGCGCTGACCATCTCCGCGTACCAGGAGGACCCGGCGTACCTGCGCCAGTGCCTGGTGTCCGCCCGCGCCCTGCTGTACCCGCGCGCGCGGCTGCGCGTCCTCATGGTGGTGGACGGCAACCGCGCCGAGGACCTCTACATGGTCGACATGTTCCGCGAGGTCTTCGCCGACGAGGACCCCGCCACCTACGTGTGGGACGGCAACTACCACCAGCCCTGGGAACccgcggcggcgggcgcggcgggCGAGGGCGCCTACCGGGAGGTGGAGGCCGAGGATCCCGGGCGGCTGGCGGTGGAGGCGCTGGTGAGGACGCGCAGATGCGTGTGTGTGGCGCAGCGCTGGGGCGGCAAGCGCGAGGTCATGTACACCGCCTTCAAGGCCCTGGGCGACTCGGTGGACTACGTGCAG GTCTGTGACTCAGACACGAGGCTGGACCCCATGGCACTGCTGGAGCTGGTGCGGGTTCTGGACGAGGACCCGCGGGTAGGGGCTGTAGGGGGTGATGTGCGGATCCTTAACCCTCTGGACTCCTGGGTCAGCTTCCTGAGCAGCCTGCGGTACTGGGTGGCCTTCAACGTGGAGCGGGCTTGTCAGAGCTACTTCCACTGTGTGTCCTGCATCAGTGGTCCCCTGG GTCTATATAGGAACAACCTCCTGCAGCAGTTCCTTGAGGCCTGGTACAACCAGAAGTTCCTAGGCACCCACTGCACCTTTGGGGATGACCGTCATCTCACCAACCGCATGCTCAGCATGGGCTATGCCACCAA GTACACGTCGCGGTCCCGCTGCTACTCGGAGACGCCGTCATCCTTCCTGCGCTGGCTGAGCCAGCAGACGCGCTGGTCCAAGTCGTACTTCCGCGAGTGGCTGTACAACGCGCTGTGGTGGCACCGGCACCATGCGTGGATGACCTACGAGGCGGTGGTCTCGGGCCTCTTCCCCTTCTTCGTGGCGGCCACGGTGCTGCGGCTCTTCTACGCCGGCCGCCCGTGGGCGCTGCTCTGGGTGCTGCTGTGCGTGCAGGGCGTGGCGCTGGCCAAGGCGGCCTTCGCCGCCTGGCTGCGGGGCTGCGCGCGGATGCTGCTGCTCTCGCTCTACGCGCCCCTCTACATGGGCGGCCTCCTGCCCGCCAAGTTCCTGGCGCTGGCCACCATGAACCAGAGCGGCTGGGGCACGTCGGGCCGCCGCCAGCTGGCCGCCAACTACGTCCCGCTGCTGCCGCTGGCCCTCTGGGCGCTGCTGCTGCTCGGGGGCCTGGTCCGCAGCGTGGCGCACGAGGCCCGCGCCGACTGGAGCGGCCCGTCCCGCGCGGCCGAGGCCCGCCACCTGGCCGCGGGGGCCGGCGCCTACGTGGGCTACTGGGTGGTCATGCTGACCTTCTACTGGGTGGGCGTGCGGCGGCTCTgccggcggcgggcggggggctACCGCGTCCAAGTGTGA
- the SPACA6 gene encoding sperm acrosome membrane-associated protein 6 isoform X3 yields the protein MALLVPASSVLSALVALTVFRASAWACLLCFTSYNERLQICQIFAGLESPNLGKCEEAFTDAFKGLLDTEINYDERGHLHDAFTQMTHFLQEMATAQAQACIPPCGLQEVARRFRCRGCYSTVCDLPLDCPVKDVTVTRGQQAMFSCTVNFQLPKEEITYSWKFAGGIRTQDLSYFREIPRAQGYLARIRPVQPTHGGTFSCVITHDQRPLARLYFFLNVTGPPPRGETELQVSFREVLRWAPREAEMIEPWRPSLGELLASPEALTPGNQCLLAAAVALASAGVTVLAWIFFRWYLSSS from the exons ATGGCCCTGCTGGTCCCAGCAAGCTCTGTCCTGTCTGCCCTAGTGGCCCTGACGGTCTTCAGGGCCTCCGCCTGGGCCTGTCTCCTCTGCTTCACGTCCTACAATGAGCGCCTCCAAATCTGCCAGATCTTCGCAGGCCTGGAGAGCCCCAACCTCGGGAAGTGTGAGGAGGCCTTCACGGACGCCTTTAAGGGCCTCCTGGACACAGAAATCA acTACGATGAGCGAGGCCACTTGCACGATGCCTTCACCCAGATGACCCACTTCCTCCAGGAGATGGCCACCGCCCAGG CCCAAGCCTGCATCCCTCCCTGTG GACTCCAGGAGGTCGCCCGGCGTTTCCGCTGCCGCGGGTGCTACTCCACGGTCTGCGACCTCCCGCTGGACTGCCCAG TTAAGGACGTGACAGTGACTCGGGGTCAACAGGCTATGTTCTCTTGCACTGTGAACTTCCAGCTGCCGAAGGAAGAGATCACCTATTCCTGGAAGTTCGCAGGAGGT ATCCGGACTCAGGACCTGTCCTATTTCCGGGAGATTCCGCGGGCCCAAGGATACCTGGCGCGGATCCGGCCAGTGCAGCCCACGCACGGCGGGACCTTCTCTTGCGTGATCACGCACGACCAGCGACCCCTGGCGCGGCTCTACTTCTTTCTTAACg TGACGGGGCCGCCGCCTCGCGGGGAGACGGAACTCCAGGTCTCTTTTCGGGAAGTGTTGCGCTGGGCGCCTCGGGAGGCGGAGATGATCGAACCCTGGAGACCGAGCCTGGGCGAGCTGCTGGCCAGTCCCGAGGCTCTGACGCCGGGCAACCAGTGCCTGCTCGCGGCCGCTGTGGCGTTAGCATCAGCCGGTGTGACCGTGCTGGCGTG GATATTCTTTCGATGGTACTTAAGCAGCAGCTAA